One genomic segment of Halalkalicoccus tibetensis includes these proteins:
- a CDS encoding pyrroloquinoline quinone-dependent dehydrogenase: MSIDEDRAVKAAQDTVVRETDNGYRVLGAPEKSVTHQHDIDRIPEKDVTQEMLSESGQNPEAWLVYGGNYEQHRHTTCEIITPENVGELELEYELSVGSGSSMEGTPLIVPGDPPIMYQSNGPNHIKAIDPREGDVLWSYTYAVPNDVVLCCDDNNRGPAVYGDQVFMTTLDSGVVALDRYSGEEQWYHSTEDHERGYSATWAPQVYEGTLFTGSAGGEYGVRGFHTAIDVETGDEVWNTLLSPEEEWVGDSINQSATTNWMGATVDEKRGKLYLPMGNPGPDFDGSVRPGPNRNSIGTMCMDMETGEREWFHQESAHDVWDYDSAMPRIVIRDVELRGKERDVVVSVGKTGWLYTNDVETGELLVRSEPACQQLNMFRMIPHIDEGRRMPFMPGGMGGNDWQPGTYNPELGISYHKLHNSPQEAWWRFEEFEAGKKYWGGILEDETEAEPEGFNGHIGVITALRPLTGEIVWQDWIDGDVYLWGGTMSTSTGLTFAGTQNGNMIGYDGETGERLWEYDAGETPISGDPISWYDPGTEKQYVAIQVGGSGWLRRGKRDDRLLVWSMEE; this comes from the coding sequence ATGTCAATCGACGAAGACAGGGCCGTCAAGGCCGCACAGGACACGGTCGTACGGGAGACCGACAACGGCTATCGGGTGCTCGGCGCACCGGAGAAGTCGGTCACCCACCAACACGACATCGATCGCATCCCCGAGAAGGACGTCACTCAGGAGATGCTGAGCGAGAGCGGGCAGAACCCCGAGGCCTGGCTGGTCTACGGCGGGAACTACGAACAGCACCGCCACACGACCTGCGAGATCATCACCCCCGAGAACGTGGGCGAGCTCGAGCTCGAATACGAGCTGTCGGTCGGATCGGGCTCGAGCATGGAGGGCACGCCGCTGATCGTGCCGGGCGACCCGCCGATCATGTACCAGTCGAACGGGCCCAACCACATCAAGGCGATCGACCCCCGTGAGGGCGACGTCCTCTGGAGCTACACCTACGCGGTGCCGAACGACGTGGTGCTCTGCTGTGACGACAACAACCGCGGGCCCGCCGTCTACGGGGACCAGGTGTTCATGACGACGCTCGACTCGGGCGTCGTCGCGCTGGATCGCTACTCCGGCGAGGAGCAGTGGTACCACAGCACCGAGGACCACGAACGCGGCTATTCAGCGACCTGGGCGCCCCAGGTCTACGAGGGCACGCTCTTCACGGGGAGCGCCGGCGGCGAGTACGGGGTTCGGGGCTTCCACACCGCCATCGACGTCGAGACGGGCGACGAGGTCTGGAACACGCTGCTCTCGCCCGAGGAGGAGTGGGTCGGCGACAGCATCAACCAGTCGGCCACCACCAACTGGATGGGCGCGACCGTCGACGAGAAGCGGGGCAAGCTCTACCTGCCGATGGGCAACCCCGGGCCGGACTTCGACGGCTCGGTCCGGCCGGGGCCCAACCGCAACAGCATCGGGACCATGTGCATGGACATGGAGACGGGCGAACGCGAGTGGTTCCACCAGGAGTCGGCCCACGACGTCTGGGACTACGACTCGGCGATGCCCCGGATCGTCATCCGCGACGTCGAGCTCCGCGGCAAGGAGCGCGACGTCGTCGTCTCGGTCGGCAAGACCGGCTGGCTCTACACCAACGACGTCGAGACCGGCGAGCTGCTGGTGCGCAGCGAACCCGCCTGCCAGCAGCTCAACATGTTCCGCATGATCCCCCACATCGACGAGGGTCGTCGGATGCCCTTTATGCCCGGCGGGATGGGCGGCAACGACTGGCAGCCCGGGACCTACAACCCCGAACTGGGGATCTCCTATCACAAGCTCCACAACTCCCCGCAGGAGGCGTGGTGGCGCTTCGAGGAGTTCGAGGCCGGCAAGAAGTACTGGGGCGGCATCCTCGAGGACGAGACCGAGGCCGAGCCCGAGGGATTCAACGGCCACATCGGCGTGATCACGGCCCTGCGCCCGTTGACGGGCGAGATCGTCTGGCAGGACTGGATCGACGGCGACGTCTACCTCTGGGGCGGCACGATGTCGACATCGACGGGTCTGACCTTCGCCGGCACCCAGAACGGCAACATGATCGGCTACGACGGCGAGACCGGCGAGCGCCTCTGGGAGTACGACGCCGGCGAGACGCCGATCTCGGGCGACCCGATCAGCTGGTACGATCCGGGCACCGAGAAGCAGTACGTCGCGATCCAGGTCGGCGGCAGCGGCTGGCTGCGCCGCGGCAAGCGCGACGACCGGCTGCTCGTCTGGTCGATGGAGGAGTAG
- a CDS encoding aldehyde ferredoxin oxidoreductase family protein produces the protein MRTSTGPLLSIDVGERRWRTESIDGTLGEFVGGRGLGTKLAFDRIPFDADPVGAENRLYFAAGPLQTARTSFTGRTSCTGLSPLTDGLLSSNAGGFLSRNLVATGYSAVELVGVSDEPVIVHVSDADVGFEPVPELAGATVPDVSEHVADRGLDSSHVACIGPAGENLVRFASIMTSESRTFGRGGLGAVLGAKNVKAITFDGDSAPETEFPDVAGEIHRGAAESDHVMKRQGTASLTEFASGVGALPTRYYSELEFEGAEGISGDRVEEKKSGKGTCSACAFACKLPTRDGESGLETEGPEFETVMAFGSNCGVDDVVDVMRSNDLCDELGMDTISCGATIAAYLASEDAFGDGELVHELVERIAHRDGVGDRLAEGIDRIHADLGVENWSSKGMAFAAHDGRALHGQGLAFATSNRGADHLYGSLYNYEYPLVERSEALDPEGLEGKPAKLVESEDHNALLDSAICCKFSRTVMGPERLATLLDADYDELLGVGARVVELERRFNNERGFDRADDGLPYDLPGFEEALGEYYRIRGWNPDGTVP, from the coding sequence ATGAGAACGTCCACCGGTCCCTTGCTCTCGATCGACGTCGGCGAGCGACGCTGGCGGACGGAGTCGATCGACGGCACCCTCGGGGAGTTCGTCGGCGGGCGGGGGCTGGGAACGAAGCTCGCCTTCGACCGGATCCCGTTCGACGCCGATCCGGTGGGGGCCGAGAACCGCCTCTATTTCGCCGCCGGGCCGCTCCAGACCGCCCGCACGAGCTTCACGGGCCGGACGAGCTGTACCGGCCTCTCGCCGCTGACCGATGGCCTGCTCTCCTCGAACGCCGGGGGCTTCCTCTCGCGGAACCTCGTCGCGACCGGGTACAGCGCCGTCGAACTCGTGGGGGTGAGCGACGAGCCCGTGATCGTCCACGTCTCGGACGCCGATGTCGGGTTCGAGCCCGTTCCCGAGCTCGCGGGCGCGACCGTTCCCGACGTGAGCGAGCACGTCGCCGACCGGGGCCTCGATAGCTCGCACGTCGCCTGTATCGGGCCCGCCGGCGAGAACCTCGTACGGTTCGCCTCGATCATGACCAGCGAGTCCCGAACCTTCGGCCGCGGCGGGCTGGGGGCGGTGCTGGGTGCGAAGAACGTCAAGGCGATCACGTTCGACGGCGACTCGGCGCCCGAAACCGAGTTCCCCGACGTCGCAGGCGAGATCCACCGCGGGGCCGCCGAGAGCGACCACGTGATGAAGCGCCAGGGTACCGCGAGCCTGACGGAGTTCGCGAGCGGCGTCGGGGCGCTGCCCACGCGCTACTACTCGGAGCTGGAGTTCGAGGGGGCGGAGGGGATCTCCGGCGACCGCGTCGAGGAGAAGAAGTCCGGGAAGGGCACCTGCTCGGCGTGTGCCTTTGCTTGCAAGCTCCCGACGCGCGATGGGGAGAGCGGGCTGGAGACCGAGGGCCCCGAGTTCGAGACGGTGATGGCCTTCGGCTCGAACTGCGGGGTCGACGACGTGGTCGACGTGATGCGCTCGAACGACCTGTGTGACGAGCTCGGCATGGACACCATCTCCTGTGGGGCGACGATCGCCGCGTATCTCGCGAGCGAGGACGCCTTCGGCGATGGCGAGCTGGTCCACGAGCTGGTCGAACGCATCGCCCATCGGGATGGCGTCGGCGACCGCCTCGCGGAGGGGATCGACCGGATCCACGCCGATCTCGGGGTCGAGAACTGGAGCTCGAAGGGGATGGCCTTCGCCGCCCACGACGGCCGCGCGCTCCACGGCCAGGGGCTCGCCTTCGCCACGTCGAACCGCGGCGCGGACCACCTCTACGGCAGCCTCTACAACTACGAGTACCCGCTGGTCGAGCGAAGCGAGGCGCTCGACCCCGAGGGGCTGGAGGGAAAGCCCGCGAAGCTGGTCGAATCGGAGGACCACAACGCGCTCCTCGACAGCGCCATCTGCTGTAAGTTCTCGCGAACGGTCATGGGACCCGAACGCCTCGCGACCCTTCTCGACGCCGACTACGACGAACTGCTCGGCGTGGGCGCGCGCGTCGTCGAGCTCGAACGGCGGTTCAACAACGAGCGGGGGTTCGATCGGGCCGACGACGGCCTCCCGTACGACCTGCCGGGGTTCGAGGAGGCGCTCGGCGAGTACTACCGGATCCGGGGCTGGAACCCCGACGGCACCGTTCCGTAG
- a CDS encoding AAA family ATPase, protein MDPTNLVVESMEKRAVGERLAMIDDETMAGMGLERGDYVALEASDGTRAVAKVRPSFNDTEEGAIRLDEGLCRELGVSDGDRVGVEGATVRPADRVTVALPADLPPDRQPYVRTQEALVDRVVTSGQTSDAPLADEEAANDRVPMRIVATDPAGSVIVEEWTRISISDTPAGDLSMRGEAGGSDGVTYEDVGGLASEVTQVREMVELPLSHPELFDSLGIDPPRGVLLYGPSGTGKTHLARAIANETDGYVRTVSAAEALSKGAGETEGHLEEVFEEAAENAPAAVFIDELDALVAGPEGRETDRRVVSRLLSLLDGLADRVTVVATTNDVEAIDPALRRPGRFDREIEIGVPDRAGREEIFAIHTRGVALADDVDLAEYAETTHGFVGSDIENLIREGAMAALRRVRPEMDLDGGELDPSILGGLRITDADIRRALRAVEPSALREVFVELPDTSWDDVGGLEGTKDRLQETVQWPLSYPEAFERVGLQPATGVLLYGPPGTGKTLLAKAVANEADSNFISIKGPELLDKYVGESERGVREIFAKARENAPTVVFFDELDALAAERGNGTGGSNAGERVVSQLLTELDGLEELENVVVIATTNRPELIDDALLRSGRLDRHVHVSAPDEGARREIFAVHTREKPLADDVDLDWLASETDGYVGADVEAVCREAATAAVRGYVDEGGDVEGIVLTRAGFERALEAVDSSATDDSDRFADLG, encoded by the coding sequence ATGGACCCAACGAACCTGGTCGTCGAGTCGATGGAGAAGCGCGCCGTCGGCGAACGCCTGGCGATGATCGACGACGAAACGATGGCGGGGATGGGCCTCGAGCGCGGCGACTACGTCGCCCTGGAGGCCTCCGACGGAACGCGGGCAGTCGCGAAGGTCCGCCCCAGCTTCAACGATACCGAGGAGGGGGCGATCCGCCTCGATGAGGGGCTCTGTCGGGAACTCGGGGTCTCGGACGGCGACCGGGTCGGCGTCGAGGGGGCGACCGTCCGGCCGGCCGACCGAGTCACCGTCGCGCTGCCCGCGGATCTTCCGCCCGACCGCCAGCCGTACGTCCGAACCCAGGAGGCACTCGTCGACCGGGTCGTTACGAGCGGCCAGACGTCCGACGCCCCGCTCGCCGACGAGGAGGCGGCCAACGATCGGGTGCCGATGCGAATCGTCGCGACCGACCCCGCGGGATCGGTGATCGTCGAGGAGTGGACCCGGATCTCGATCTCCGACACCCCGGCGGGCGACCTCTCGATGCGGGGCGAGGCCGGCGGGAGCGACGGCGTCACCTACGAGGACGTCGGCGGGCTCGCGAGCGAGGTGACCCAGGTCCGCGAGATGGTCGAGCTCCCGCTCTCACATCCCGAGCTGTTCGACTCGCTGGGGATCGACCCGCCGCGGGGCGTCCTCCTGTACGGGCCCTCGGGGACGGGAAAGACCCACCTCGCCCGGGCGATCGCGAACGAGACCGACGGCTACGTCCGAACCGTTTCGGCCGCCGAAGCGCTCTCGAAGGGCGCCGGCGAGACCGAGGGCCACCTCGAGGAGGTCTTCGAGGAGGCCGCCGAGAACGCGCCGGCCGCCGTCTTCATCGACGAGCTCGACGCGCTCGTCGCGGGCCCCGAGGGCCGCGAGACCGACCGGCGCGTGGTCTCACGCCTGCTCTCGCTGCTCGACGGGCTCGCCGACCGGGTGACGGTCGTCGCCACGACCAACGACGTCGAGGCGATCGATCCCGCGCTGCGCCGCCCGGGCCGGTTCGACCGCGAGATCGAGATCGGCGTCCCCGACCGGGCGGGCCGCGAGGAGATCTTCGCCATCCACACCCGCGGGGTGGCGCTGGCCGACGACGTCGACCTCGCCGAGTACGCCGAGACCACCCACGGGTTCGTCGGGAGCGACATCGAGAACCTCATCCGCGAGGGCGCGATGGCCGCCTTGCGGCGGGTTCGCCCCGAGATGGACCTCGACGGCGGGGAGCTCGATCCCTCGATCCTCGGCGGGTTACGCATCACCGACGCCGATATCCGACGGGCGCTGCGGGCGGTCGAGCCCTCGGCGCTCCGGGAGGTGTTCGTCGAGCTGCCCGACACCAGCTGGGACGACGTCGGCGGGCTGGAAGGGACGAAGGACCGCCTCCAGGAGACCGTCCAGTGGCCGCTGTCGTACCCCGAGGCCTTCGAGCGCGTGGGCCTCCAGCCCGCGACGGGCGTTCTGCTCTACGGCCCGCCGGGAACTGGAAAGACCCTGCTGGCGAAGGCCGTCGCCAACGAGGCCGACTCGAACTTCATCTCGATCAAGGGTCCCGAGCTGCTCGATAAGTACGTCGGCGAGAGCGAGCGCGGCGTCAGGGAGATCTTCGCGAAGGCCCGCGAGAACGCTCCTACGGTGGTCTTTTTCGACGAGCTCGACGCGCTGGCCGCCGAACGGGGCAACGGGACCGGCGGGTCGAACGCCGGCGAGCGGGTCGTCTCCCAGCTGCTGACGGAGCTCGACGGGCTCGAGGAGCTCGAGAACGTCGTCGTGATCGCGACCACCAACCGCCCGGAGCTGATCGACGACGCGCTGCTGCGCTCGGGACGGCTCGACCGCCACGTCCACGTCTCGGCGCCCGACGAGGGGGCCAGGCGGGAGATCTTCGCCGTCCACACCCGCGAGAAACCCCTCGCGGACGACGTCGATCTCGACTGGCTCGCGAGCGAGACCGACGGCTACGTCGGCGCGGACGTCGAGGCGGTCTGTCGGGAGGCCGCGACCGCCGCGGTCCGAGGCTACGTCGACGAGGGCGGCGACGTCGAGGGGATCGTCCTGACCCGCGCGGGCTTCGAACGCGCGCTCGAAGCGGTCGATTCGAGCGCAACCGACGACTCCGACCGGTTCGCCGACCTCGGGTGA
- a CDS encoding cupin domain-containing protein: protein MERINTNGTGMEEVAEGVYLGDLATGERAGMKYWRVEPGATLPAHRHHNEQIGYMISGELVAIVEGEEVLLEPGDAYRFESDEHHGAENRGDEPAVGVGVLAPPRGRPGWGERGEAEPGAPR from the coding sequence ATGGAACGGATCAACACGAACGGGACGGGCATGGAGGAGGTCGCGGAGGGCGTGTACCTCGGCGACCTCGCGACGGGCGAGCGAGCGGGCATGAAGTACTGGCGCGTCGAGCCCGGCGCGACCCTGCCGGCCCACCGCCACCACAACGAACAGATCGGCTACATGATCAGCGGCGAGCTCGTCGCGATCGTCGAGGGCGAGGAAGTACTGTTGGAGCCGGGCGATGCCTATCGGTTCGAGAGCGACGAGCACCACGGCGCGGAGAACCGCGGCGACGAGCCCGCCGTCGGCGTCGGGGTCCTCGCGCCCCCGCGGGGACGGCCGGGGTGGGGCGAGCGGGGGGAAGCCGAACCGGGCGCCCCGCGGTGA